The genomic interval ATGTATTATGCGTAAAAATGGTATGGGGAGTTGTACTTATTGGCGAGCACGGTCTTCTGATTGCTATTGACAAAGGCTGACAAAGGTTGACAAAGGTTGCTTTCCCTTCTTTCCCAGCTAGTGATGTGGAGCTGCACCCTTACTTATAACATCTGCAAACCATTACCTAATTGTGCGACATCAGAAAACCTTTCTGTTGATACAAAAAATTTCAAGAAGAAATAGTCTCTCAAACTAGGTGGACACTGCTGTTAATGCGATATCATAAAGCCGATGGTTTGTccaaattgtgtatcgttagtGGAAGAGATGTGACATTAGCTCATCTGCCTACTGTGAAAAAGCACCGGGTTGatattttgttgctacagtgGAAAGCAATCAGGTCCTATAGTGAAGCTATGATGGTTGTGTTGCATCAATGTCTCATTGATACCTTGGCCCCCAATCTGTATTATTTAAATTAGAGTAAAAAAAAGGCTTGTGAATTTCATCCTCGTTTTTTCTCCTAACCATTCTTTCCCCTTTCAGAATCTGCTGATTTTCTGATATCTTTAGCAAGTATTCCACCTTTGGATTGAAGCCCCCCATGCAAGACATTGTTTCAGCAGTTTCACTTGGATTAGCAGTTGTGTGGGTCTCAATTTATCTGGTTTTTCTGGTGTTATTGTTTAGGTTATGTTTCTACTGTACTCAACTGATCATCTTCATAAAAAAGAAGTGTCAGAGAATATTGAATCATCAAGTAACAGAATATTACTTTTGTTGAATTAGGTTGCTTTGCTTATGTAGATTTGTGCTGAAAGTAGGACTCCTCGAGTCCTTGTGGCTAGGAACTGTAACCAATCTTTTGTTTTTCCCTTTTACTATTTATAAAGTACAATTTAGTAAATACCCTTGATCCTCGGTTTTGAATCATTTTCGTATATAGTTTTCTGATATGAATGGTTAGCTCCTCTAAATACTACACATTACGTTCCTGTGAAGACATGATGGGACACCTACCTGCCTCTAGATGAACTAAAAAGCTTTTATTGCGCGACGCATTGTGGCCATGGCAATGAACTTTCTTCTGATGGTCGTAATCTTGCCACATTCCccatttatattttcatttagtTGGTTCTACAACTTTTACTCTACATGAAGTTTTTCTTGGCTTTAAGTATTTTACATCATGTACTTGTAATATTGTACATATAAGAGTTTGGAACTACTAAACGTAAATGTTATCGATCGATGTTCTATTTTCCGACGACGGtaaaagaaaagacaaaaaagCAAAAAATCAAATTCTGAAAAACAAATTGTAGGAAAACCAACTAAACCGGCACTTCATGTAGATCGGGACAGGTGGAGTGAGCATGGAGCGCTACGCCGACCTATAATGGTCATTTACCCAGCTGATGCAAAAAAATTGGAGAGTAACGAACGAACGAACGAACCTCGGGGCCTTTAGAGACGCTCCTCTGCTtcttctctgtctctctcagAGCCATGGCTTTGCTGACTCGCGTCCCGCGCGTGCCGCTCCAGCTCGGCGCCCTCGCCCTCCACACCACCCCATCTCTCTACTCCTCCGCCACCTCCTCCCCCGCCACCTACGACCGCCCTCCCCCGCCGTCCACCTCTTCACCGGCCGGGCTCTCCAAGGCGGCGGAGTTCGTGATCTCCAAAGTCGACGATCTGATGAACTGGGCCCGGCGCGGCTCCATCTGGCCCATGACCTTCGGCCTGGCTTGCTGCGCCGTGGAGATGATGCACACCGGAGCTGCCCGCTACGATTTGGACCGCTTCGGTATCATTTTCCGGCCCAGTCCACGTCAGTCGGATTGTATGATCGTCGCCGGTACTCTCACCAATAAGATGGCCCCCGCTCTCCGCAAGTAAGccttctccttcctccctCTTTCCAGTTGTTGCTTCAGTTTCAATTTCCGGATGTTAGGGTTTTAAATTGGATCTAGAAACCGGTGTATGAGATTGGGAAGAAAATTGGACTCTGTTTAGGTTTGTGCTCAAATTGACTTTACATATTCTGCTACTTATAGAATCGTCAACTTATAATTGAGTGGTTTTCACAGTGGATGGCAAGCACTAGCTAGGATTTATTCACAATTGTGTTTTGGAATTTTGAGGGTCTGTAGTTTCCTTAATCTTGGGAAGCTCTTAGCTCTTCCATCCGAGTCGGCTTGAGACAGGGAGTAATGAGCAATTGTTATTATCTGAGGAAGCCTTTTATTATTATGTTGAACACCAGTTGAACATAAGCTAAACATTCCTGCATTATAATGGTAACTGCGCTTGTATAAGCTCAACTCAATTTGACTAAACAGGATTGGTTTCCTAGGGTTTTGTGAATCCCACTCTAGGGAAAGAACATGTCAACCCTGATCTGATAAGTGCAAAACTTCAGTTATGCTGATTGTCCACCCTAGGGCCTAGGTGTTGGCTGTTAGTTAATATTACACATGATCGCTGACTCAAGCTTGTTGCCGTGCCTACTTTTCATGTATTAATATCCTAAACTCTCGCCTTCCCATGCCAAGCATGTATTAATACATTTGTTCCTCGCTTTTATTCTCAATGTTTCTTCgtttaataaaattataactTGTTCCTATCTCTCTGGCTCTTCCACTTGTTCAGTCGTTTTGCTTTTCCAGTCGTTTTGCTTTGCACAAGTAAACAAGGGAATAGTGGTTTTGATCTCTATATTGGAATTTTCGTGCAGGGTTTATGACCAAATGCCTGAACCAAGATGGGTCATCTCTATGGGTAGCTGTGCCAATGGGGGTGGTTACTACCATTACTCGTATTCTGTTGTTAGGGGATGTGACCGGATTGTCCCTGTTGATATCTATGTTCCGGGCTGCCCTCCCACTGCTGAGGCCCTACTCTATGGCCTTCTCCAGTTGCAGAAGAAAATCAACCGGCGCAAAGATTTCCTACTTTGGTGGACCAAGTGAAGGGTGTTCATGTTGCGAGTTGGGCAGCTTTGGTTATATCCTATCAAATAAAAAGTCAATTGGGGATGGTCTCGCCTGGCCAAGCACCATGTAAAGGGATATATTGCATTGGCCTGTCTCAGGATGTCCATTGTTGTGCTTTGCTACTTTTTCTTTTGGCAGAACCTTCTTTCTGTTTCTAAACTTGTTTCCTGACCTATCTGCCCTTCTTCATCTACTTGAATGATTGTTGAACGTTGCATACAGTTTTCGCTTAACCTGGGATTGAGTAAGCCCGTATTTTGTAGGCGGTGTTGTTTGTTCAAGACTTTAATGTTGCGTTGTAGTTGCTGGTTGCGACTATGTTTCAATACGTTTGTCCACCTTGCTCCTTGACCGTGCATAAGTCCTGAATGTGTAGCACCTAAACAAAATAATGAGTGTCACCTTGCTTTTTTCgtgtttcttctttcttttcatacaTAAATGGCAGTTCGGGTGAAGGTTCGGAATGTTCCGAACCTTGTGTTTGTACTCTCACTGAAGATTGCTTTGAAGTAGATCATGATCACCAATTACGAAAGGTTGTTCCTTTTGTTAAGCAATTGACGAGTTAGTGAAATA from Argentina anserina chromosome 2, drPotAnse1.1, whole genome shotgun sequence carries:
- the LOC126782842 gene encoding NADH dehydrogenase [ubiquinone] iron-sulfur protein 7, mitochondrial, whose amino-acid sequence is MALLTRVPRVPLQLGALALHTTPSLYSSATSSPATYDRPPPPSTSSPAGLSKAAEFVISKVDDLMNWARRGSIWPMTFGLACCAVEMMHTGAARYDLDRFGIIFRPSPRQSDCMIVAGTLTNKMAPALRKVYDQMPEPRWVISMGSCANGGGYYHYSYSVVRGCDRIVPVDIYVPGCPPTAEALLYGLLQLQKKINRRKDFLLWWTK